A genomic region of Bdellovibrionales bacterium contains the following coding sequences:
- the bamD gene encoding outer membrane protein assembly factor BamD gives MMAKSGALVPILLLGIIFGCSSADKLSSDTPEGAYEIGQKFEKDERYEEAIAQYQEVANKHPYNKLALDAKLRVADIHFKRENYIEAQTAYQVFKDFHPRHPRSDYVTYQLALSYFYQLPETIDRDLSIANKAILYFDEAVQNYSSGEFAPKAKEYKIKCLKMLADKELYVADFYFIRDQYGSALGRFEDLLEKYPALGYEARALYGASVSAHHLKDNSKFLKYYKMLVSQHSNSTEAQKIERELGNDITK, from the coding sequence ATGATGGCAAAAAGTGGGGCTTTGGTGCCCATCCTTCTCCTTGGAATAATCTTTGGGTGCTCTTCGGCCGATAAGCTCAGCTCGGATACCCCCGAGGGTGCCTATGAAATAGGTCAGAAGTTTGAAAAAGACGAGCGCTACGAGGAAGCCATTGCTCAGTATCAAGAAGTGGCAAATAAGCATCCATATAATAAATTGGCTTTGGACGCCAAACTGCGCGTGGCGGACATCCATTTTAAGCGCGAAAATTACATTGAGGCGCAAACGGCCTATCAGGTGTTCAAGGATTTCCATCCTCGTCATCCCAGATCCGATTACGTGACCTATCAGTTGGCGCTTAGCTACTTTTATCAACTTCCCGAGACGATTGATCGAGATCTTTCAATCGCGAACAAAGCCATTCTCTATTTTGATGAAGCGGTGCAAAACTATTCCAGCGGAGAATTTGCCCCAAAAGCTAAGGAATATAAAATCAAGTGTTTAAAAATGTTGGCCGATAAGGAGCTTTATGTAGCTGACTTTTATTTCATTCGCGATCAGTACGGAAGTGCTTTGGGACGATTTGAAGACCTCCTTGAAAAATATCCTGCGCTGGGATACGAGGCTCGTGCTCTCTACGGAGCATCAGTTAGCGCCCATCATCTGAAGGATAACTCCAAGTTTCTCAAATACTATAAAATGCTCGTTTCCCAGCATTCAAACTCCACTGAAGCACAGAAGATAGAGAGAGAATTGGGCAATGACATTACAAAATAG
- a CDS encoding tetratricopeptide repeat protein, whose translation MTLQNSDHDDLLVTAKEYFKINKYSAAEPILNQLILRGTKSADIFHMLGTIYYDQGKFNKAIRAFRRALEIEPSFTDASIGLSIILNDLGRYEEGRKVFEEAQAMLDRHRADSDPYINEKLAIKHDELGELYFRYNRIKEGLDQYYKALSLSSRKAELTMKIAECYVKLEDYGRAIKELNLIVRDFPAFSTARVRLGQLYYDSGQVPEGVAQWESVLQRDPSHSEATRLLRQAQSVELTNNSDLASR comes from the coding sequence ATGACATTACAAAATAGCGACCATGATGATTTGTTGGTTACGGCCAAAGAATATTTCAAAATAAATAAGTATTCGGCCGCGGAACCTATTCTCAATCAACTCATCCTTCGTGGAACCAAATCCGCCGACATATTTCACATGTTAGGCACAATCTACTACGATCAGGGAAAATTTAATAAAGCAATTCGTGCCTTTCGAAGAGCATTAGAAATCGAACCTTCCTTCACTGATGCATCAATTGGTCTCAGTATCATTTTAAATGACCTCGGACGATATGAGGAAGGACGCAAGGTATTTGAAGAAGCCCAGGCCATGCTTGACCGCCATAGGGCAGATTCCGATCCCTATATAAATGAAAAATTAGCTATAAAGCACGATGAACTAGGCGAACTCTATTTTCGATATAATCGCATCAAGGAAGGTCTCGACCAATACTATAAGGCGCTTAGCCTTTCGAGTCGAAAAGCTGAACTCACCATGAAGATTGCGGAATGTTATGTAAAACTAGAGGACTATGGAAGAGCTATAAAAGAACTGAATCTTATAGTCAGAGATTTTCCCGCTTTTAGCACAGCGCGCGTGCGTCTGGGTCAGTTGTACTACGATTCAGGACAAGTTCCTGAAGGCGTTGCTCAATGGGAATCCGTGTTGCAACGCGATCCTAGTCACTCAGAGGCAACACGACTCCTGAGACAAGCACAATCCGTTGAACTCACAAACAATTCCGACCTTGCAAGTCGATGA
- the hpt gene encoding hypoxanthine phosphoribosyltransferase — protein MKKLRERMIPFITAQEIDAMVSRLAEEIEADYEKSELVMICPLRGSVLFVADLMRKIRLPQTIDFVHLTSPKGKGVKIVKDINIDITGRHVLIVEEIIDAGRTLSFLEQRLLASRPASVKIVALLDKPARRELPIKPDYVGRTIDDRFVVGYGMDSEDLGRNYRDIYIYAQ, from the coding sequence ATGAAAAAGCTTAGAGAGCGAATGATCCCTTTCATAACAGCCCAAGAAATTGATGCAATGGTTAGCCGTCTGGCTGAAGAAATTGAGGCGGACTACGAGAAGAGTGAGCTTGTGATGATCTGCCCTCTCAGAGGGTCGGTCCTTTTTGTCGCCGACCTAATGAGAAAAATTCGTTTGCCACAAACCATCGACTTTGTTCACCTCACATCACCGAAAGGCAAAGGTGTTAAGATCGTTAAGGATATTAACATTGATATCACTGGTCGCCATGTTTTGATCGTTGAGGAGATAATAGATGCTGGTCGCACTCTCAGCTTTCTTGAGCAACGCCTCCTTGCCTCTCGTCCTGCGTCGGTAAAGATCGTAGCACTTTTGGATAAGCCGGCCAGACGCGAGTTGCCGATCAAACCAGATTACGTGGGTCGCACCATAGATGACCGATTTGTCGTTGGGTACGGGATGGATTCAGAAGATCTCGGACGCAATTACCGGGACATATATATTTACGCTCAATAA
- the rimO gene encoding 30S ribosomal protein S12 methylthiotransferase RimO — METVNEEIQAKRVHFVSLGCPKNLVDTEIMLGTLKKDGFVVVENPEDAETIIVNTCGFIEEAKRESISKILELSELKKSGQLSRLVVAGCLTQRYKGELVKGLPEADLFVGSGEFQNISTIIRNSELGSKQKTFFNLPTYLQEESSPRTNSQLRHRAYLKISEGCKKRCSFCAIPLIRGNLQSRTLKSVVSEAKLLVAGGVRELIVISHDFTDYGWDLRKNNPSDDVTNSTNLLRALSDESGADWIRVLYMYPDGINTELLQLFKERKNLVKYFDMPLQHINSDVLKRMNRRMTREQIEHSLNRIRQEIPEAVIRTQFIVGFPGETEVEFQELKEFVASQKFDRVGCFPYSREEDTKAGEMSDQIDEATKLRRVDELMELQREISQIKHRAYIGKTIRVLVEGMSEETELLLQGRHSQQAPDIDGLTYISAGEAKLGELVSVLITDSHDYDLVGEIVSDENPTK, encoded by the coding sequence ATGGAAACGGTGAATGAAGAAATCCAAGCGAAAAGAGTTCATTTTGTAAGTCTTGGGTGTCCTAAAAATTTGGTTGATACAGAAATCATGCTGGGCACTTTAAAGAAAGACGGTTTTGTCGTCGTTGAGAATCCTGAAGATGCCGAAACCATAATAGTGAATACCTGCGGGTTTATTGAAGAAGCAAAAAGGGAATCCATTTCGAAAATTCTTGAGCTGTCTGAATTAAAAAAGAGCGGACAACTATCGAGATTGGTCGTAGCAGGCTGCCTCACACAGCGCTACAAAGGCGAACTGGTAAAGGGATTGCCAGAGGCCGACTTATTTGTTGGTTCAGGAGAATTTCAAAATATTTCGACAATCATAAGGAATTCGGAGTTGGGATCAAAGCAAAAGACATTTTTCAATTTACCAACTTATCTGCAGGAAGAAAGCTCACCAAGGACTAATTCTCAACTCAGACATCGAGCGTATTTAAAAATTTCGGAGGGCTGCAAAAAGCGCTGTTCTTTCTGTGCCATCCCGTTGATTCGCGGAAATCTCCAGTCGAGAACGCTCAAATCAGTGGTCAGTGAGGCCAAACTGCTCGTTGCAGGGGGAGTCAGAGAGCTCATTGTGATCTCTCATGATTTTACAGATTATGGCTGGGATTTACGAAAAAATAACCCATCAGATGACGTGACCAATTCGACAAACCTTTTAAGAGCACTTTCTGATGAATCAGGAGCCGATTGGATCCGCGTTCTTTACATGTATCCGGATGGCATTAATACCGAGCTACTGCAGCTATTCAAAGAGAGAAAAAATTTGGTGAAGTATTTTGATATGCCTCTGCAGCACATAAACTCTGATGTGTTGAAGCGAATGAATCGGCGCATGACGCGCGAGCAAATTGAACATTCCTTGAACAGAATCAGACAAGAAATTCCAGAAGCTGTAATAAGAACTCAATTTATTGTTGGGTTTCCAGGTGAAACTGAAGTCGAATTTCAGGAGTTAAAGGAATTTGTTGCAAGTCAGAAGTTTGATCGAGTTGGGTGCTTCCCCTATTCTCGAGAGGAAGACACGAAAGCAGGTGAAATGAGCGACCAGATCGACGAAGCTACTAAACTGCGTCGGGTTGATGAGCTGATGGAGTTGCAAAGAGAAATCAGCCAAATCAAGCATCGGGCCTACATTGGAAAGACGATCAGAGTTTTGGTAGAGGGAATGAGTGAGGAAACTGAGCTTTTGCTTCAGGGTCGTCACTCTCAGCAAGCCCCTGATATTGATGGATTGACCTACATCAGTGCTGGTGAGGCAAAGCTTGGTGAGCTTGTGTCCGTTTTGATTACCGACTCTCACGATTACGATCTGGTGGGAGAAATCGTGAGCGACGAGAATCCTACTAAATAG
- a CDS encoding outer membrane lipoprotein carrier protein LolA — translation MRFIVLILSLISAASCMSAPETKPVQDEMWDEIESTSPSERVDLNAGEGSAKILPGISDKKKEPEKEIEEPSRGSKKAAKPSKGIKNKHHQVGEKKRESKILKASKKSAQVAPEIDEIKAVVGKYKESQAVGMKVEKKIHLALLDETKTGRGRLWFSRGRLKVQIDKPEGSLLVVDNHTVWLESSLTDDPSGFVQVTKMKASQIRKSNALLAILFGDEAVWSKFELVTSHRQDGDLHMELKPQSGAKLLDVTKIRIVLRKSLSEIAEITYWDELENETSYKFSDVDFDISLSAKDFKYTPPPDAEISEF, via the coding sequence ATGAGATTCATTGTATTGATTTTAAGCCTGATATCAGCTGCGTCCTGCATGAGTGCTCCTGAAACTAAGCCTGTCCAGGATGAAATGTGGGATGAGATCGAATCGACCTCTCCTTCCGAAAGAGTAGATTTAAATGCTGGGGAAGGTTCGGCAAAAATTTTGCCGGGGATTAGCGATAAAAAGAAGGAGCCTGAGAAGGAAATTGAGGAACCAAGTCGAGGGAGCAAAAAGGCAGCTAAGCCCTCAAAAGGGATTAAAAATAAACATCATCAGGTTGGAGAAAAAAAGAGAGAATCCAAAATCTTGAAAGCTTCTAAGAAGAGCGCTCAGGTGGCGCCCGAGATTGATGAAATCAAGGCCGTGGTCGGAAAGTACAAAGAGTCTCAAGCCGTTGGCATGAAGGTTGAAAAGAAAATACACCTTGCTTTGTTGGATGAAACAAAGACAGGGCGGGGGCGGCTCTGGTTTTCAAGAGGACGCCTTAAGGTACAAATTGATAAGCCGGAGGGATCTTTGTTGGTCGTGGACAATCACACAGTATGGCTCGAATCGAGCTTAACAGATGATCCTTCAGGTTTTGTGCAGGTGACAAAGATGAAGGCGTCACAGATCAGGAAATCAAATGCACTTTTGGCCATTTTATTTGGAGATGAGGCTGTATGGAGTAAATTCGAACTTGTCACTTCTCATCGTCAAGATGGGGATTTGCACATGGAGTTGAAACCTCAGTCTGGGGCCAAACTCTTGGATGTAACAAAGATAAGGATAGTGTTGAGAAAATCGCTATCAGAGATTGCAGAAATCACTTATTGGGATGAATTGGAAAATGAAACTAGCTACAAGTTTAGTGATGTGGATTTTGATATTAGCCTGTCTGCTAAGGATTTCAAATATACGCCTCCTCCGGACGCAGAGATATCTGAATTTTAA
- a CDS encoding 23S rRNA (pseudouridine(1915)-N(3))-methyltransferase RlmH: MKGLFLHVQTSRDLWFDEALDLYLTKLNHFFSFEVKRIQSDSSSRMDCSQKVKSEDKLILSSIKSTDLVLAFDEKGRTFVDSRAFSAFLVKKIEMGKPRIVFVVGGAFGLGAGLRERTSDLLSLGPLTLNHHLAMIVAMEQIYRGLTIWKGIPYHND; this comes from the coding sequence ATGAAGGGTCTATTTCTCCATGTTCAAACAAGTCGTGACCTCTGGTTTGATGAGGCTTTGGACCTCTATCTCACCAAGCTTAATCATTTTTTTAGTTTTGAGGTGAAGAGGATACAGTCGGATTCCTCCTCTCGGATGGACTGTTCTCAAAAAGTAAAATCTGAAGATAAATTGATTCTATCTTCCATCAAGTCGACTGATCTCGTGTTGGCATTTGACGAAAAAGGCCGCACTTTTGTTGATTCACGGGCGTTCTCTGCATTCTTAGTTAAAAAAATTGAAATGGGAAAGCCTCGCATTGTTTTTGTGGTCGGGGGGGCCTTCGGATTGGGAGCTGGTTTGCGGGAAAGAACAAGCGATTTGCTCAGCTTGGGACCACTCACTCTTAATCATCATCTCGCCATGATTGTCGCTATGGAGCAAATTTATCGGGGTCTTACCATATGGAAGGGTATCCCCTATCACAATGATTAG
- the nadD gene encoding nicotinate (nicotinamide) nucleotide adenylyltransferase, producing MNSKSVGVFGGTFNPFHMGHLNCAVTLVEELGLDEIRIIPSYQSPDRNPIEGPNAEDRLEMVGLAIKPYSPFLVLDDREIRRGGLSYTVDTIQDILSENPGTNLFLIIGSDQFEKFDHWRNFEEILEQVNVVVANRPGYEFPKLREDFPPGLRSKVKSFDGKIATLTSGRSIEFHEIKDVDVSGSEIRRRLRAKEPLVGLVPEQVENLIIDRGWYKDLHSRISDYRSFTLEVGRILNEKNAVNVVGFDLGSHHHLADFVVVASGSNTRQTVAIADYLSKKVREKFGIWPQNIEGRSEGRWVILDYGALIVHIFYDFVRGEYRIEDLWRDKKSLDFLDPHIKFRKAKGDTPSA from the coding sequence ATGAACAGTAAATCCGTTGGAGTTTTTGGAGGAACGTTTAATCCATTTCATATGGGACATCTTAATTGTGCTGTGACCCTTGTTGAAGAACTGGGCCTGGATGAAATACGTATCATTCCTTCTTATCAGAGTCCTGATCGAAACCCAATTGAGGGGCCTAATGCTGAGGATCGATTGGAAATGGTTGGTTTGGCCATCAAGCCGTACTCTCCATTCTTGGTATTAGATGATCGCGAGATTCGTCGCGGCGGCCTCAGTTATACAGTGGATACAATTCAAGATATTTTGTCAGAGAATCCCGGAACAAATCTTTTTTTGATCATTGGTTCTGATCAATTTGAGAAATTTGATCATTGGCGTAATTTTGAAGAAATTTTGGAACAGGTGAATGTGGTCGTGGCGAATCGTCCGGGGTATGAATTCCCAAAGTTGAGAGAGGATTTTCCGCCCGGTTTACGCAGCAAAGTAAAGAGCTTCGATGGCAAGATAGCCACCTTAACCTCTGGTCGGAGTATTGAGTTTCATGAAATTAAGGACGTTGATGTTTCGGGAAGCGAGATTCGTCGGCGTCTCCGAGCAAAAGAACCTTTGGTGGGATTGGTACCTGAGCAAGTAGAGAATCTTATTATCGATAGAGGTTGGTACAAGGATCTTCATAGCCGTATCAGCGACTATCGAAGTTTTACTTTAGAAGTCGGTAGGATTTTAAATGAGAAAAATGCTGTCAACGTTGTGGGATTTGATCTTGGTTCCCACCATCACTTAGCTGATTTTGTGGTTGTCGCCTCAGGCAGCAACACCCGTCAAACAGTGGCCATAGCGGATTATTTGTCTAAAAAGGTTCGCGAGAAATTTGGCATTTGGCCACAGAATATTGAGGGAAGATCTGAGGGGCGATGGGTGATTTTGGATTATGGTGCTCTCATCGTTCATATCTTTTATGATTTTGTTAGAGGCGAATATCGTATTGAGGACCTTTGGCGAGATAAAAAGTCCTTAGATTTTTTAGATCCTCATATTAAATTTCGCAAGGCGAAAGGAGATACTCCTTCGGCATGA
- the obgE gene encoding GTPase ObgE has translation MKFIDEVLIVVASGKGGPGCVSFRKESMIPRGGPDGGDGGDGGNVIIRVNQHLNSLLDLHHRKLLQAANGEPGLRQNMSGKRGTDLIVNVPKGTIVKDEEGKILADLGTLDEFVILEGGLGGKGNTFYKSSVNQAPSVAQKGLPGAQKLIKLELKLLADVGIIGFPNAGKSTLISAISAAKPKIAEYPFTTLSPNLGVVRYGEDRSYVAADIPGLVVGAHLGHGLGTQFLRHIQRTQVFIHLVDISEMSQRDPIQDFLDINNELREYDKLHEKEDGFIPLSSRPQILALNKSDVVTQEQLNELQVRFKGLGVNPMVISAATRHNLKELVYAAGSWVFKERSHEQ, from the coding sequence ATGAAATTTATAGATGAAGTATTGATCGTCGTGGCCTCTGGCAAAGGAGGGCCCGGTTGTGTGAGCTTTCGTAAGGAATCCATGATTCCCAGAGGAGGCCCAGACGGCGGAGATGGGGGAGATGGCGGAAATGTCATTATTCGAGTCAATCAGCACTTGAATAGCCTCCTTGACCTTCATCATCGTAAACTTTTGCAAGCGGCCAACGGTGAGCCGGGTCTCCGTCAAAATATGAGTGGAAAACGCGGTACAGATCTGATCGTCAACGTTCCAAAAGGGACTATTGTAAAGGACGAAGAGGGCAAGATATTGGCTGATCTTGGCACTCTTGATGAGTTTGTTATCCTAGAGGGCGGGTTAGGTGGAAAGGGCAACACTTTCTATAAGAGCTCCGTCAATCAGGCCCCTTCAGTTGCACAAAAGGGACTTCCAGGTGCTCAGAAACTGATTAAACTAGAACTAAAGCTTCTTGCAGATGTTGGAATTATCGGATTCCCAAATGCTGGTAAATCAACACTGATCTCTGCTATTTCTGCAGCGAAGCCAAAGATTGCTGAATACCCATTCACGACTCTTTCTCCGAACCTAGGGGTTGTCAGATATGGGGAAGACAGAAGTTATGTCGCGGCCGATATTCCTGGATTGGTCGTAGGGGCCCACCTTGGGCATGGTCTGGGAACTCAGTTCTTGCGACACATTCAGCGCACGCAGGTGTTCATTCATCTTGTTGATATAAGTGAAATGAGTCAGCGCGATCCGATCCAAGATTTTTTAGATATCAATAATGAACTGAGAGAATATGACAAACTTCATGAGAAAGAAGATGGATTCATTCCGCTCTCTTCACGACCTCAGATTTTAGCCTTGAATAAATCGGACGTCGTCACCCAGGAGCAATTGAATGAGCTTCAGGTTAGATTTAAAGGCCTCGGGGTTAATCCGATGGTCATTTCAGCAGCGACTCGACACAACTTAAAAGAGTTGGTTTATGCGGCCGGTAGCTGGGTTTTTAAGGAGAGATCACATGAACAGTAA
- the rpmA gene encoding 50S ribosomal protein L27, translating into MASKKAAGSTRNGRESHSKRLGVKRFGGEFVRPGTIILRQRGTQFFLGNNVKMGRDFTIFALIEGLVKFERLSKTRSKVSVYPKAA; encoded by the coding sequence ATGGCATCGAAGAAGGCGGCGGGTAGTACTAGAAACGGTCGAGAATCGCACAGTAAGAGATTGGGAGTGAAACGATTTGGCGGTGAATTTGTTCGTCCAGGTACGATTATATTGCGCCAGCGTGGAACTCAGTTTTTTCTTGGCAACAATGTTAAAATGGGTCGTGATTTTACAATTTTTGCTTTGATTGAGGGCTTGGTGAAATTTGAACGTCTTTCCAAGACCCGCAGTAAAGTGAGTGTGTACCCCAAAGCGGCATAG
- the rplU gene encoding 50S ribosomal protein L21, translated as MYAIIRTGGKQYKVQAGDTLRVEKLERELGSEFDLSEVLVVGGEKTYVGEPIVKGAFVTVVVTRQEKAPKVIVFKKKRRQGYRRMRGHRQLYTELFVKSITTPEGQTDGVVGDKSAQVHDPAKKAAQLAKSQELRQARKESGPKGKQAKAATKKVELASSAAVTKKKVRKKAAGKAKKIVKKGKVAKKAATKVGAKKKQVKKKS; from the coding sequence ATGTACGCGATTATTCGCACGGGCGGCAAGCAGTATAAAGTTCAAGCAGGAGACACGCTTCGTGTTGAAAAACTTGAGAGAGAATTAGGTTCTGAATTTGATCTGAGTGAGGTTTTGGTTGTCGGTGGGGAGAAGACCTATGTTGGCGAGCCCATAGTTAAGGGCGCATTTGTGACAGTAGTAGTCACCCGTCAAGAAAAGGCACCAAAGGTAATTGTCTTCAAAAAGAAGCGCCGCCAGGGCTATCGCCGTATGCGTGGGCATCGTCAGCTGTACACTGAGCTTTTTGTCAAATCTATTACAACGCCCGAAGGTCAAACAGATGGTGTGGTAGGTGATAAATCAGCTCAGGTCCATGATCCCGCAAAAAAAGCTGCGCAATTGGCTAAATCTCAGGAATTGCGTCAGGCTAGAAAAGAAAGCGGTCCAAAGGGAAAACAGGCTAAGGCTGCAACGAAGAAGGTGGAGTTGGCGTCGTCTGCTGCCGTGACGAAAAAGAAGGTTCGCAAAAAGGCAGCTGGCAAGGCGAAAAAGATCGTAAAAAAGGGCAAAGTCGCAAAAAAAGCGGCCACGAAAGTGGGTGCGAAAAAGAAGCAGGTGAAGAAAAAGTCCTAG
- a CDS encoding Rne/Rng family ribonuclease, with protein sequence MSAEILINVRPNQTRVAYVENRELVDLYVERRTSPTLVGSIYLGRVMRVLPGMQAAFVDIGLDRAAFLYVGDVQIDQAALFEDSTVQEGPEKASRDLADSDTEEKRHSVNIGDLLKEGESILVQVAKDPLGTKGARITTHISLPGRHLVYMPTIIHLGISRRIEDPGERERLRRLVEGISPQGGVIIRTAGEGASEQSLLADIEYLDRIWKGIEKSYQGAKLPGLIHSEMDVELRALRDMLNEKVSKVIVDDIQAYKRVEAFVSQFMPNYKDKIVHYQTKEPLFDFYEIDLEISRSLGRKIWLKSGGYIVIDEAEALVVIDVNTGRYVGKKDLEDTILKTNMEAAKEIAHQLRIRNCGGIIIVDFIDMERMAHREKLVQFFEGELKKDRARTTISSMSELGLVEMTRKRIRPSLVSTLCQSCPYCEGNGYIKKRDTVTNEIFTALERESLRGGSRTATVVHCHGEIADWAYGEDQETLEFMEKRLGHSVVFKVEPSYHIEQFEISSY encoded by the coding sequence GTGAGTGCGGAGATTTTGATCAACGTGAGGCCAAACCAAACTCGAGTGGCCTACGTCGAAAATCGTGAGCTCGTCGATTTATATGTAGAACGGCGAACATCGCCAACCTTAGTAGGATCTATCTATTTAGGTCGAGTGATGAGAGTTCTGCCGGGAATGCAGGCGGCGTTCGTAGATATTGGTCTTGATAGGGCCGCATTTCTCTATGTTGGAGACGTTCAGATTGATCAGGCAGCTTTATTTGAAGACTCCACTGTTCAAGAGGGGCCTGAAAAGGCATCGAGAGACCTGGCAGATTCTGATACTGAGGAAAAAAGACATAGCGTCAATATTGGGGATCTTCTAAAGGAAGGAGAATCAATATTAGTGCAGGTCGCAAAAGATCCACTTGGCACCAAAGGCGCCAGGATTACCACTCATATTTCGCTTCCAGGACGCCACTTGGTGTACATGCCAACCATCATTCACTTAGGTATTTCTCGTCGAATTGAGGACCCCGGTGAGAGGGAGCGACTGCGACGTTTGGTGGAGGGAATCAGTCCTCAAGGGGGGGTAATTATAAGGACTGCGGGAGAGGGGGCTAGCGAGCAGAGTTTGCTGGCGGACATAGAATACCTCGACCGAATCTGGAAGGGGATCGAGAAGTCCTATCAGGGCGCGAAATTACCGGGGCTTATCCATTCGGAAATGGACGTTGAACTGCGAGCTCTTCGCGACATGCTCAATGAGAAAGTCAGTAAAGTTATTGTCGATGATATTCAGGCCTACAAAAGAGTTGAGGCCTTCGTTAGCCAATTCATGCCAAACTACAAGGACAAGATCGTCCATTATCAAACCAAGGAGCCCCTTTTCGATTTTTATGAAATCGATTTGGAGATTTCCCGTTCTTTAGGAAGAAAAATTTGGCTCAAATCTGGCGGCTACATTGTTATAGATGAGGCGGAAGCCCTGGTTGTAATCGACGTCAATACAGGTCGCTATGTCGGGAAAAAGGACTTGGAAGACACGATCTTAAAGACCAACATGGAGGCTGCAAAGGAAATTGCTCATCAACTTCGGATTCGTAATTGTGGGGGAATTATCATTGTTGATTTTATTGATATGGAGAGAATGGCTCATCGAGAAAAACTGGTGCAGTTTTTTGAAGGGGAGCTGAAGAAAGATCGCGCCCGAACGACGATTTCATCTATGTCAGAGCTAGGCCTTGTCGAGATGACTCGGAAGCGGATTAGACCTTCCTTGGTATCCACGCTCTGCCAATCTTGCCCTTATTGTGAAGGCAACGGGTACATTAAGAAGAGGGATACAGTAACTAACGAGATATTCACGGCATTGGAACGTGAGTCGCTACGTGGAGGTTCGCGAACAGCAACCGTGGTTCACTGTCATGGCGAAATTGCGGACTGGGCCTACGGTGAGGATCAGGAAACACTTGAATTTATGGAGAAAAGACTTGGGCACTCCGTTGTTTTTAAGGTCGAGCCAAGTTACCATATTGAACAGTTCGAAATTTCTTCATACTAG